The Papilio machaon chromosome 3, ilPapMach1.1, whole genome shotgun sequence genome window below encodes:
- the LOC106719727 gene encoding peroxiredoxin 1 — MPLQLTKPAPQFKTTAVVNGEFKDISLSDYKGKYVVLFFYPLDFTFVCPTEIIAFSERADDFRKINCEVVAASTDSHFTHLAWINTSRKQGGLGPMNIPILSDKSHSISRDYGVLNEETGVPFRGLFIIDDKQNLRQITVNDLPVGRSVDETLRLVQAFQYTDKYGEVCPANWQPGAKTIKPDTKAAQEYFVDAN, encoded by the exons ATGCCACTGCAGCTGACCAAGCCCGCGCCCCAGTTCAAGACCACGGCGGTCGTTAACGGGGAATTCAAGGACATCTCCTTGTCTGATTACAAGGGCAAATATGTCGTGTTATTCTTCTACCCATTAGACTT TACGTTCGTGTGCCCGACCGAGATAATCGCGTTCTCTGAGCGCGCTGACGACTTCCGCAAGATCAACTGCGAGGTGGTGGCTGCATCCACAGACTCCCACTTCACACATCTCGCCTGGATCAACACCTCGCGCAAGCAAG GCGGACTGGGTCCTATGAACATTCCGATACTGAGCGACAAGTCGCACAGCATCTCGCGTGACTACGGCGTACTCAATGAGGAGACAGGTGTACCCTTCCGTGGACTCTTCATCATCGATGACAAGCAGAACCTGCGTCAGATCACCGTCAACGATCTGCCCGTCGGCAG ATCCGTGGACGAGACTCTCCGGCTGGTGCAAGCGTTCCAGTACACTGACAAGTACGGAGAAGTTTGTCCAGCAAACTGGCAGCCCGGAGCAAAGACCATCAAACCTGACACCAAAGCTGCGCAGGAGTACTTTGTTGATGCTAACTGA
- the LOC106719593 gene encoding uncharacterized protein LOC106719593 isoform X2, with the protein MEEFRLNGVDSPYDPDADGANRRAASMVLQPSGFRGKSIRAAQHTAHQMSQQTPVLSALDHGYASTENMGAGAAAAENITAEQYRVLNSLPRAVVRALLQLLRSFDRPPQVDENRGCAFCRANGERVSYYQSHCLRRAGRVTCPVLREHVCARCGATGDSAHTNNYCPLASQLERERSAAIMRSVRMSSERRRWQRERGPTRLCDTAPSVSAAVTVGGRVYSGEDTLDPVWAELEKKLTQ; encoded by the exons ATGGAAGAGTTTCGTCTGAACGGCGTCGACTCCCCCTACGATCCCGACGCGGACGGCGCCAACAGACGAGCTG caTCGATGGTGCTGCAGCCTAGCGGGTTTCGCGGGAAGTCAATACGCGCTGCACAGCACACCGCACACCAGATGTCACAGCAGACGCCCGTCTTATCCGCACTGGACCACGGCTATGCCTCCACTGAGA ACATGGGCGCCGGCGCTGCGGCAGCGGAGAACATAACGGCGGAGCAGTACCGCGTGCTGAACTCTCTGCCACGCGCCGTCGTGCGAGCCCTGCTGCAACTGCTGCGCTCCTTCGACCGCCCACCACAAGTCGACGAG AACCGCGGGTGCGCGTTCTGCCGCGCGAACGGCGAGCGCGTGTCGTACTACCAGTCGCACTGTCTGCGGCGCGCCGGCCGCGTCACCTGCCCCGTGCTGCGCGAACACGTGTGCGCTCGCTGCGGCGCCACCGGCGACTCCGCACACACCAACAACTACTGCCCGCTCGCCTCGCAGCTCG AGCGCGAACGTTCGGCGGCCATAATGCGCAGCGTGCGCATGTCGTCCGAGCGGCGGCGCTGGCAGCGCGAGCGCGGGCCGACACGTCTGTGTGACACAGCGCCATCTGTGTCGGCCGCCGTCACTGTCGGGGGCAGGGTGTACAGCGGCGAGGACACGCTCGACCCTGTCTGGGCAGAGTTAGAGAAAAAGTTAACGCAATAA
- the LOC106719593 gene encoding uncharacterized protein LOC106719593 isoform X1, translating into MHYHSDYSSGSGTSLDSYSWGGSQSLPTPQSNLSALDQATRGRSVSYADVSARTHVDRVMEEFRLNGVDSPYDPDADGANRRAASMVLQPSGFRGKSIRAAQHTAHQMSQQTPVLSALDHGYASTENMGAGAAAAENITAEQYRVLNSLPRAVVRALLQLLRSFDRPPQVDENRGCAFCRANGERVSYYQSHCLRRAGRVTCPVLREHVCARCGATGDSAHTNNYCPLASQLERERSAAIMRSVRMSSERRRWQRERGPTRLCDTAPSVSAAVTVGGRVYSGEDTLDPVWAELEKKLTQ; encoded by the exons atgcacTACCACAGTGATTATAGCAGTGGTAGCGGCACGTCTTTAGATTcg TACTCGTGGGGTGGCAGTCAGTCGCTGCCGACGCCCCAGAGTAACTTATCGGCCCTGGACCAGGCGACCCGAGGCAGATCGGTCAGCTACGCAGACG TGAGTGCCAGAACCCACGTAGACAGAGTGATGGAAGAGTTTCGTCTGAACGGCGTCGACTCCCCCTACGATCCCGACGCGGACGGCGCCAACAGACGAGCTG caTCGATGGTGCTGCAGCCTAGCGGGTTTCGCGGGAAGTCAATACGCGCTGCACAGCACACCGCACACCAGATGTCACAGCAGACGCCCGTCTTATCCGCACTGGACCACGGCTATGCCTCCACTGAGA ACATGGGCGCCGGCGCTGCGGCAGCGGAGAACATAACGGCGGAGCAGTACCGCGTGCTGAACTCTCTGCCACGCGCCGTCGTGCGAGCCCTGCTGCAACTGCTGCGCTCCTTCGACCGCCCACCACAAGTCGACGAG AACCGCGGGTGCGCGTTCTGCCGCGCGAACGGCGAGCGCGTGTCGTACTACCAGTCGCACTGTCTGCGGCGCGCCGGCCGCGTCACCTGCCCCGTGCTGCGCGAACACGTGTGCGCTCGCTGCGGCGCCACCGGCGACTCCGCACACACCAACAACTACTGCCCGCTCGCCTCGCAGCTCG AGCGCGAACGTTCGGCGGCCATAATGCGCAGCGTGCGCATGTCGTCCGAGCGGCGGCGCTGGCAGCGCGAGCGCGGGCCGACACGTCTGTGTGACACAGCGCCATCTGTGTCGGCCGCCGTCACTGTCGGGGGCAGGGTGTACAGCGGCGAGGACACGCTCGACCCTGTCTGGGCAGAGTTAGAGAAAAAGTTAACGCAATAA